From the Porphyrobacter sp. CACIAM 03H1 genome, the window CGTGGTTCGAATAGCCGGAGGGCGAAGGCAGCGAAGGCGCGGCCTTGGGCGTTTCGGACTGCACGGGTTCTTCAGCCATCATCCCCCCGGATCGGCTGCCGCATCCCGGATGGGCGCGGCGAAAACTTGACAAGCTGCATCATCCGCCGCTTTGCAGCCGTAATACCGGGCTAAGTCCCGCGCGACAACCGATCCGAAGAAAGCAGACCCGCCATGAGCCCCGCAGACGTCGATGCCGCCATCCGCAATCTCGTCGAGCCCTTCAACAAGAAAGGCATAGCCATCGAGGATGCGACCACCTTTGCCGGCGATCTCGAGTTCGACAGCCTGACGGTGATGGATTTCGTCGCCGCGATCGAGGACGAATTCGACATCATCATCAGCATGAACCAGCAGGCCGAGATCGAAAACTGGGGCCAATTGGTGGCGGCAGTCCACAAGCTGCAGGATAGCTGATAATGGCAACTGCTATGAACGACACCCTTGCCCAGACTGAGCCGGTCGATCTGCTCGCCAAGTTCGATCCCATCATCCAGACTCGCGAGGCGCTGCTTGCCGCAGGGGTGGAGGATCCGTTCAACCTCGTCATGGAAAAGGTGCTCTCGCCCACGCAAGCGATATGCAACGGGCGCGACACGATCCTGCTCGGCACCTACAACTACATGGGGATGACCTTCGACGATGACGTCATCGCCGCGGGCAAGCAGGCGATGGAGGATTTCGGCGCCGGCACCACCGGCAGCCGCGTCCTCAACGGCACCTTCCGCGACCACCGCGATGTCGAGGCGGCGCTGCGCGAATTCTACGACATGGACCACGCGATGGTCTTCTCGACCGGCTATCAGGCCAACCTCGGGATCATCTCGACGCTGGCAGGCAAGGGCGACTACATCATCCTCGACATCGACAGTCACGCCTCGATCTACGATGGCTGCGCGATGGGCAAGGCCGAGGTCGTGCCGTTCAAGCACAACGACGTCGAGGCGCTGGAAAAGCGCCTGAAGCGCATCCCCGAAGGCGCGGGCAAGCTGGTTGTGCTGGAAGGCGTCTATTCGATGATGGGCGACGTCGCCCCGCTCAAGGAGATGGTCCGCATCGCCAAGGCCCACGGGGCAATGGTGCTGGTCGACGAGGCGCACTCGATGGGCTTCATCGGCGAGCACGGCCGCGGCGTCGCCGAGGAGCAGGGCGTGCTCGACCAGGTCGATTTCATCATCGGCACCTTCTCCAAGAGCGTCGGCACGGTCGGCGGCTTCTGCGTGTCGAACCACCCGAAGTTCGAGGTGCTGCGGCTGGTGTGCCGTCCCTACGTCTTCACCGCCGCCCTGCCGCCGAGCGTGATGGCGAGCTCGGCCACCTCGATCCGCAAGCTGATGCACGGCGGCAACAAGCGCGCGCATCTGTGGGAGAACAGCCGCACCCTTCACAAGGGCCTGCGCGATCTCGGCTTCAAGCTCGGCACCGACGAGCCCCAGAGCGCGATCATCGCCGTCATCATGCCGGATCTGGAACGCGGCGCGATGATGTGGGAGGCGCTCCTGAAGGAAGGCCTCTACGTCAATCTGGCCCGTCCCCCGGCGACCCCGGCGGGCATGACCCTGCTGCGCTGCTCGCTGTGCGCAGAGCATTCTGCCGAACAGGTCCAGACCATCCTCGGCATTTTCGAACGCGCCGGCAAGGCGATCGGGATTATCTGAGGTGCGGCGCGGGGCGGCGATCGCCCCGCCCTTTCGGTTCAGTGGATCGAAATGATCCCGTCGACGGCCCGCCATTCCTGCGGGCCGATCAGGTGCTTGTGCGCCACCCGCACCGAATGCAGCACCGCGTCGATCTCGCGCCGCCAGAAGCCGAGGAACCGGTCGAGCTCGGGAAATTGCGGTGCCACGTCGTATTGCTGCATCACGAACCGCTGCAGCAGGTTGCGGTGATCGGGCATCCAGTAGTGGATCTCGACCGTCGACAGGCCGTAGCCTACCATCTGGGCCAGGAACGCGCGATCTGTCATCACCTCTCCTTTCGTTGACATGACAGGAAGGGGGCCCTCGAAAAATCGCATATTCCTGTTTGCGGTCAATGGGGAACCGCAGACCACTTCTCCGGCAGGCGCGTGCCGCGACCCCCTTCCGCATTCTGCCAGATAACCGGATTGGTGATTTTTCTTGACATCGTGACGCTATCTGGTTATCAGAAGGCATCATCGGAAAATTGCGATTCGCCCAAGGGCGGCCCTCCGGACCGGAGCGCCGCCTTTTCCGTGTCTGCGGTCCAGGAGTATCCGCCATGGCCAAACCGCCCGGCAAGCGCATCGTCATCCGCCCGGGCCTGAAGGCCGGGGAAAGCGGGCACATCAACAACAACTGGCGCCGCCTGTTCCTCGATCACCTCGCCGAAAGCTCGAACGTCACCGCATCGGCGGAAAAGGCCGGGATCAGCGTGAGCCGCGCCTACAAGGTGCGGCGCGAGGAACCCGAATTCGCCCGCTAGTGGCTCGTTGCCCTCGCGGAAGGCTATCTGCACCTCGAAATGGACGTCGTGCGTCACCTGCGCGAAGGCGACGCACGCACCGCCGATGACGGCAAGTTCGACTTCGCCAACTCCATCCGCCTGCTGGCGGCCCACCGCAACACCGCCGCGCGCGGGGCCTGCGAGGTGCAGGATGTCAGCGCCGCCGAGGTGCGCGCCTCGATCGACCGCAAGATCGAGGACATCCGCAAGCGCATCGCCCGCCAGCGGGCCGCCGCGGAAGCCAGGGGCCTATGACCGGCCCCTTCAACGACATGATCTCCGACTTCTCGGAAGACGGGGACAAGCTGCGCCGCCAGGTCACCGAGGCGCTGGACCGGAACGAGCGCAACAGCTTCGCCTATCTGTGGGAATACACCGCGCCCGAGAACCAGCTCCCGCCCGAGGGTGACTGGCGCATCTGGATGATCATGGCCGGGCGCGGCTTCGGCAAGACCCGTTCGGGCGCCGAGTGGGTGCGGATGATCGCCGATGCCAATCCCGACGCCCGGATCGCGCTGGTCTCGTCCTCGCTGGCCGAGGCGCGCGCGGTGATGGTGGAAGGCGAGAGCGGGCTGCTGGCAATCTGCTGGCCGGGGCACAAGCCCCTGTTCGAACCCTCGCTGCACCGCGTCCGCTTCCGCAACGGGGCGCAGGCGCAGCTCTTCTCGGCGGCCGAGCCGGAAAGCCTGCGCAGCCCCCAGCACAGCCATGCCTGCCGGTCAGGCGCAGAAGGAGTTCTTCGTCAACCAGGCACTCGGCCTGCTGGATGCCCTCCACGCCCGAGCGGTCATCGCGTCCCGCCCGGCACCGCCGGCCGCTGCTGCAGAGGGCGAGCCTTTCGGGTGACCGCCACGGCCACGGGCGCCTGGGCGGGCCACGAAGACAGCATTGCCATCCTGATCGGCGGTGGCTGGCACTTCGTAGCACCGGCCGAGGGCATGCTCCTGTTCGATCGCGATGCCGTCCGGACGATCATGTTCCGGTCGCAATGGGAGGTCGCGACAGCCCCTGTCATGCCCTCGGCAGGGGCGGTCGTGGACACCGAGGCGCGGGCCGCGCTGGCGGGGCTGATTCAGGCCCTGATGGCAATCGGGATACTCGGACCGGCCGCATCCTGATCTTCGAAAAACGGCGGAAACACGCCCCTTTTCTGCAAGTATTTTCTAATGCGCCGCTTTAACGCGACATTCTTGCAACACCGGAGAGGCATTGATCGCTTGCCTCGCGTCGGGGGAAAAGATAGAGACGCCGGGTGCCTCAAGTCTAACGCAAAGGGGAAATTTGGAAATGCGCAAACTCATCATTGGGGCGGCGCTGGCGTCGACTGCGCTAGCTACGCCTGCCATGGCTCGTGAAGGCCAATGGTACATCGAGGGTAACGGCGGCGTCATGCTCGTCGAAGATCAGGACATCGACGTCAATGGCGCACCCGACGACGCTCGAGCAAATTATAACACGGGGTTCGATTTTGGCGCCATCGTAGGTCACGATTTCGGTGCGTTTCGCCTTGAAGCCGAAGCAAGTTACCGCGCAGCCAACGTGGACGACGTCGCTGCTGGACGGCAGGGACTTCAGATCGACCCGATCGGTAGCCCGGGCGGTCGTAATGGTCGTTTAACAAACCAAACCGCTCCGGCTCTTTGGGAGATTAACGCGCTCAGTTTCATGCTCAACGGCCTGTTCGACTTCGGTTCGGATGACGGCCTTCAGGCTTTCGCTGGCGGCGGTATCGGCGTTGCCCGAGTGGATATGAACGCTCAGTTCGACCAACGCGGTCCGGGCGCATACGATGACTCAGACACCGGCCTCGCTTGGCAGCTTCTTGCGGGCATTCGAGCTCCGCTAAGCAAATCGTGGGATATTGGCCTCAAGTATCGCTACTTCAACATGCCGGACATCGGCATTGTGGACACGATTGGACGTCCGCTCGAATCGAGCCTGACCAGCCACTCGGTCCTCGGCACCATCACCTACAACTTCGGTGGTGAAGAGCCGGCTCCGCCGCCGCCGCCCCCGCCGCCCCCGCCGCCGCCTCCCCCGCCGCCGCCTCCCCCGCCGCCCCCGCCGCCGCCGAAGGCGCCGTGCAACACGGGCCCGTACATCGTGTTCTTCGACTTCGACAAGTCGGACATCACTGCGGAAGCCGCCGGCATCCTCAACAGCGCCGTCACCGCCTATGCGAACTGCGGCACTGCGAGCGTCATGCTGGCCGGTCACACCGACCGTGCGGGCAGCGCGAAGTACAACGAAGGGCTGGCCGAGCGTCGCAACACCTCGGTTCGCAACTACCTGACCGGCCGTGGTATCCCGGCTGCCCGCATCACCGGGCAGGCCTTCGGCGAAACCAAGCCGCGGGTCCCGACCGCCGACGGCGTGCGCGAAGCGCAGAACCGTCGCGTGGAGGTGACCTACGGTCCGGGCTCGGGCATGTAAGCCCAGCCTTCCAGGCTACAGAAAGAGGGGCCGGAGAAATCCGGCCCCTTTTTTGTTGGCCGGAGCATGGTCGGGCACGGGAGCGCGTGTCGCAACCTTGTTTGCAGACTCCACCGACAGCGCATCCCTATCGACCGATGGGCGCACAACGGCATGACACGGAAAAACGCGCCGCAGCACGGGTGAGCCCCGCGCTGCGGCGCGCTTTCTTGTGTGTGTGTGGAACGCCCCGTTGGCTATGCCGCCGAGGCGGCCGCCGCGCGCTCGGCCATCGTCGCTTCGGCTTGCGGCAGGGCCCGATAGGCCCAGATCAGCAGCGCCAGCGAGATCGGCGCCACCCCGATCAGCGACAGCACGCCGGTCCGCATGCTCCCGCTCAGCTCCGAGATCTGGCCGACCATGTAAGGCCCTAGCCCCAGCCCGACGAGCGTCGTCGCCAGGAAGAATGACGCCGTGGCTGTGCCCCGCATATGGGGCAGGACAAGATCCTGCGTCGTGGCGGCAGCTGCGCCCAGGGCGGTCGCGGCAAACATACCGGCCAGGAAGTTCATCAGGTAGAACACCAGCGCGCTCTCGGTGGTGAAGCCGACCCAGATCGGGATCACCGGGGCGAGAATGCCGAACATGATCACGAGAATCCGGCCCGAAGGATTGCGGGCGCGCAGCCAGTCGGACATGCGCCCGCCGAGGATCACCCCCAGAAAGCCCGACACGGCGCCGTTGCCACCCAGCACGAGGGCCAGTTCCGCCTTCGGCAGCGCGAGCACGGTCTCGGCATAGGGCGCCGCCCAGAAGGCCAGCGCATAGGCGCCGAGCGAGACCAGCCCGTAGCCGAGCGCGGTGCAGATGAAGGCCGGCGTTCCCCAGATCAGGCTGAACGTCGCCGGGTCATGCCGGCGCAGGGTCGCGGCCCAAGAGAACACCGCATAATAGCCGAAGGCGATCGCCGACCATTGCGGCAGGTTGCCGGTCAGCTCGATCATCACCAGCGCAAGCGCGGTCATCGCCGCGGCCATGGCGATGTTGACGATAAGCGCCTTCGGTCCGCGCCGCATCGCGTGGTAGAAGGTGAGCGGCGGCAGCAGCATCGACAGGTCGACGAAGAAGTCGGCCAGCGGGTGCCGCCCCCCCGTCCGGCCCGGATCCGGCGCACGCACAGGCTCGCGCAGCGAGGCCACCCACACGGCCAGCAGCAGCCCCGGCACGCCCACGGCGATGAACGCCGCCTGCCATCCCACCAGCCCCGCCAGACCGCCGCCCGGATAGGCCGCGTCCCAGAGCTGCGAGATCTTCGCGCCGATCAGCAGCGACACCCCTCCCCCGAGATACAGGCCCGAGGAATAGATCGCGAGCGCGGTCGCCCGCTGGCGCGAAGGAAAATAGTCGGAGATCAGCGAATAGGCCGTCGGGCTCGCCGTCGCCTCGCCCACCCCGACGCCCATGCGGGCGAGCGACAGCGTCAGGTAATTGCGCGCCAGCCCCGACAGCGCGGTCATGGTCGACCAGAGCACCAGACCGATCGTCAGCAGCCGCACCCGGTGCCAGCGGTCCGCCAGCCGGCCGAGCGGCACCCCGAACAGCGCGTAGAACACCGCGAAGGCCGCGCCTCCGAGAAAGCCCAGCTGTCCGTCGGTCAACTCGAGGTCGCGCTTGATGTCGACGGCGAGGATCGAGAGGATCTGCCGGTCGATGAAGTTGAGGATGTAGACCACCACCAGAACGCCCAGCACATACCAGCTGTAGGCGGATGCAGGTTGTTCGCTGCGGCTGGCGGCAGCCGTCGTGTCCTCGGTCAAAGCTGATCCCCTCTCTCGGATAGTCCCATGGCCCGGACGGGCCCGCCCTTTCAGGCGTTGTAGGCGGTGCTATCGACAATCCCCGCCTCGGCAAAACCCTTTTTCCGCAAGCGGCAGGAATCGCACAGCCCGCAGGCGCGCCCCTCGGGCGTCGGGTCGTAGCACGACCAGCTCCACGCCGGATCGAGCCCCAGCCGCGCGCATTCGCGGGCGATGTCCGCCTTGGTCATGTGCTGGAGCGGCGCGTGGATCGTGAAGGGTGCGCCCTCCACCCCCGCCTTGGTGCCGAGCCGCGCGGTCTCGGCGAAGCTGGCGATGAATTCCGGCCGACAATCGGGATAGCCCGAATAGTCCAGCGCATTGACCCCGATGAACACGTCGCGCGCCCCCGCCGCCTCCGCACAGGCGGTGGTCAGCGCGAGGAACACGAGGTTGCGCGCCGGCACGTAGGTTACCGGGATATCGTCCCCCACCCCGCCTTTGGGCACATCGATCGCATCGGTGAGCGCCGAGCCGCCGAAGGCGCGCAGGTCGAGCGCGATCTGGGTGTGACGGGCAAGGCCCAGCTTCCCGGCAATGCGCGCGGCCGATTGCAGCTCGAGCTTGTGGCGCTGTCCGTAATCGACCGTCAGCGCGTGGACGGCGAAGCCCGCTTCCTGCGCCAGCGCAGCCGTCACCATCGAATCCAGCCCGCCCGACAGCAGCACCACGGCCAAGGGCTTGGTTTGTCCCGGTTCACTCATGCGCGCGGCCCTAACACGGCGGCGGGCAAAGGCAATGGAGCCGCCTCAGCACGGCCCAGTGCGGCGGGCCTCGGCGGTCATCTGGAACGGCATCCCGTCGTGAATGCCCTGGCTTTCGAGCTGCACGAGCGCGCCCGTCTCGCGGCGGATGCTGGTGCGGCCATAGCCGTTGCCGGGGCAGGTGTATTGCACCGTCACCCGCGCCGCGTCGTCTTCGACCACAAAACGGCTGCAGCCGCTCTCGCGGTGCATCAGCTGGATCAGCTCGGCCCCGGACTTGAGGCAGATCTTCCGGTCCGCCGCGCCGCCGCGCTGCTTGATCGTCCATTCGCCCTTGGTCAGCGTGCCGAGCATGGCGAGCCCGGCCCCCTGCGCGAGCACAGGCACGGCGAGGCACAGCGCCGCACCGGCAGCCGCGAGGCCCCACGGCGCCAGCCTGCGTATCCGGGTTGTGTTTGCGTCGGTCATCCCGTTCCTCTTGCCAGCTTTCGGCAGCTGCGAATTGCAAAAATTGGCCTTCGGGTACGAAAATGCCCGGCCTTTTCGACGAAGGATCAGATCGCGAGGGCGAAGGTCTTCGAGCAGAAGGCGCAGTCGACCGCGATCACCCCGTCGGGGCCCCGCATGTCTTCCTGTTCCTCGGGCGGGAAGCGGGCGATGATCGCCTCGTAATGCGCCGCGGTGCAGCGGCATCCGCGCGAAAGCGCCGCGCCGGGCAGCACCCGCACTTCCTCCTCCTCGTGAAATAGCCGCCAGGCGATCGCCTCGAGCGACAGCTCCGGATCGAGCAGCTCGTCGTGGCTGATCGAGCCCGCCATTACGGCGACGTGCTCCCAGTCGGGATGATCCATCCGCACGTGGAGCCGCTCGCGCCCCTCCTCGCCGTCGGGCAGGTGCTGGACCAGCAGGCCCGCCGCCGTCCGTCCGCCCGCGCCTGCACGACTGGCGACCCGGATCAGCGTCGGGATCTGTTCCGACTGGCCGAAATAGCTCTCGCACGCCTCGGCGAGGCTGTCGCCCTCGAGCGGCACGATCCCCTGATAGCGCTGGCGCCCTTCGGTCTCGAAGGTGATCGCGAGATAGCCTTCCCCGAACAGCGCCGAAAGGCTCGGGTTCGCGCCCAGCGCGGCCAGCCGCTCGCCATCGAACTCGGCATAGCCGCGCACCGCGCCGGCGCGATAGTCGCACACCAGCAGGCTCACGATCCCGCCCCGGGTCTGGGCCTGCATGGTCATCTGCGCCTCTTCGCCCTTGAGCAGCCCGCCCATCAGCGCGCCCAGCACCAGCGCCTCGCCCAGCAGATGCGTGATCGGCGCGGGATAGTCATGGGCCGAGAGCACCTGCTCCAGCACGCTGTCCATCCGCACGATCCGCCCGCGCGCATTGCGCCCCGGCAGGGTGAAGCCCATCAGCGTGTCGGCGAAGGTCTCGGCAATATCGGTCGTGTCAGCCATGACGCGCCATATGGGGATACTTCGTGTCAGGCGAAAGACCCCGCTTGATCGCGCTCAGTCGCCGAGCAACCCGAAACTCCACAACAGCACCGATTTCTGCGCGTGGATGCGGTTCTCCGCCTCGTCGAACACCACCGACTGCGGGCCTTCGAACACGTCCTCGCTGACTTCCTCGCCGACATGGGCCGGGAGGCAGTGGAGGAACACCGCGTCGGGCTTGGCCAGCGCCATCAGGTCGGCATTGACCTGATAGGGCGCCATCGCCGCGAGCTTCGCCTCGGCGTGGGCCTGCCCCATCGAGATCCAGGTGTCGGTGACGATCACGTCCGCCCCGCGCGCGGCGGCGGCAGCGTCCTGCGTCAGCGTGACCACCGCCCCGCGCTCGCGCGCGAGTGCGACGAAGGCGGGATCGGGTTCGTAGCCGGCCGGGGTCGCGACGCGGACGTTGAACTTCATCAGCCCCGCCGCCTCGAGGATCGAGTGGAGCACGTTGTTCCCGTCCCCAAACCACGCAACCTCCAGCCCGGGCAGGGCCTTGCCGTGCTCGATCACCGTCAGCAGGTCGGCGACGATCTGGCAGGGGTGCGACATGTCCGTGAGGCCGTTGATCACCGGCACCGTCGCGTGGGCCGCCATCTCCTCGATCTTGGCGTGATCGTCGGTGCGCAGCATGATGCCGTCAACCATCCGGCTGAGCACGCGGGCGGTGTCGGCGATGGTCTCTCCCCGTCCCAGCTGGCTCGAAGCCGAATCGAGCAGCAGCACCGTGCCGCCCAGCTGGCGCATCGCGATGTCGAAGCTGACGCGGGTGCGGGTCGAGTTCTTCTCGAACACCAGCGCCAGCACGCGGCCCGCAAGCGGCGCGTCGGCATCGGGCGCACCCTTGGGCAGCCCGGAACGCGCCGCCTTGCGGTCCAGCGCGTCATTGATCATGGCCGCGATCGCATCGCCCCCGGCATCGCCGAGGTCGAGGAAGTGCCGCATCCGCCCCCGTGCGCCGCTCATGCCGCCTCGGGCACCTTGAAGGTGGCCGCACCGGCGGACAGCTTGTCGAAGAACTCGTCGATTTCGGCATCGCCGATCACCAGCGGCGGGATGATGCGGATGGTGTTGTCGCCCGCGGCCACGGTCAGCAGCTGGTGGTTGTCGCGCAGGTGCACATAGAAGGGGCGGCTTTCCATCTTCATCTTGAGGCCGAGCATCAGGCCCTTGCCCCGCACCAGCTCGAACAGCTCGGGGTAGTTGCCGATGAACTGTTCGAGCCGCGCGCGCAGGCGCTCGCCCTTCTCGGCAACCTCGCTCAGGAAGGCCTCGTTCGCCACGGCCTCCATCACCGCCGTCCCCGCCGCCATCGCCAGCGGGTTGCCGCCATAGGTCGATCCGTGGGTGCCGAAGGTCATGCCGCGCGCGGCTTTCTCGGTGGCGATGCAGGCGCCGAGCGGGAAGCCGCCGCCGATGCCCTTGGCGGTCGCCATGATGTCGGGCTCGATCCCGTAATGCTCGTAGGCGTAGAGCTTGCCCGTGCGCGCGACGCCGCACTGCACCTCGTCGAGCACCAGCATCAGGTCATGCTCGTCGGCGAGCTGGCGCAGGCCCTGCATGAACTCGGCCGACGCGGGGCGGATGCCGCCCTCGCCCTGGATCGGCTCGACGAGGAAACCCGCCGTGTGCGGACCGATGAGGGCCTTGGCGGCTTCCAGATCGTCGAAGGGCGCGTACTTGAACCCGTCCAGCAACGGCGAGAAGCCGTGGTGCATCTTGGTCTGGTTCGAGGCGCTGATGGTCGCCATCGTCCGCCCGTGGAAGGCGTTGTGGAAGGTGATCAGCTCGTAGCGTTCGGGGTTGCCGGCATCGCCCGCGTTCTGGTGATAGGCGCGCGCGGTCTTGATCGCGCATTCGACCGCTTCCGCGCCCGAATTGGTGAAGAACACCGTGTCGCCGAAGGTGGTGTCGACCAGCATCTGCGCCAGCTTCTCCCCCTGCGGGCTGCCGTAGAGGTTGGAGACATGCATCAGCGTCGCCGCCTGCCGCTGGATCGCGCCGATCAGCCCCTCGTGCGAGTGGCCGAGCAGGTTGACCGCGATGCCGCTCGCGAAATCGAGGTAGCGGGTGCCGTCCTCGTCGATGAGATGGCAGTGCTCGCCGCGCACCGGCCGGACACCGCAACGCGGATAGACGGGCATGAGCGGAGTGATCGACATGATGCTGTTTCCTGAGAATGAGATTCGGGGGTCTGAAACGCAAATGGCGGCCCTGATCCAGAGCCGCCATCTGCATTCCGTTTAATCTTCCGGCTCCCCATGGTCAAACCGCGGGGATCGGGTTGCGGCCGGGTCAGCCTTCGATCGGTGCCAGATTGACGGCGGAGTACTTTCCGCGTCGATCGACTTCGAGATCGAATTCGTAGCGCTCGCCCTCGTTGATGCCCGAAAGGCCCGAACGCTCGACCGCGCTGATGTGGACGAAGGCGTCCGGCTGGCCGTCATCGCGCACGAGGAAGCCGAAGCCCTTCATCGCGTTGAAGAACTTGACTGTGCCCTTGGCGCGCTCGCCCGTCAGCTCGCGCTGGGGTGCGGCGGGCTTGGCCGCCACGGCGATCACGTCACCCACGACCTGGAGGTCCTGCGCCGACACCTTGCCGCCGCGGTCCACGAGGTTGTACTGGAGCTCCTGCCCCTCGGCGAGGCCTTCGAGGCCGGCACGCTCGACTGCGGAGATGTGCACGAACACATCCTCGCCGCCGCCTTCCTGCTGGATGAAGCCGAAGCCCTTCTGGCTGTTGAAGAACTTCACCGTGCCCTTGCCGGTGCCGACGATCTGGGCGGGCATGCGGCTGAATCCGCCGCCACCGCCACCACCGCCGCCACGCGGGCCGCCGCCGAAGCCGCCGCCACCGCCGCGCGGGCCGCCGCCACCGCCACCGCCGTAGCGATCGCCGCCGCCGCCGCCGCCGTAGCGGTCACCACCGCCGAAACGGTCGCCGCCGCGGTCGCCGAAGTCGCGCGGGGGCGGAAAACCGTCCATCCCGCCGCCAAACGGATCGAAGCCATCTTCGCCGAAACCGTCGCGCTTGTCGCGGCCGCGCCGGCGTCCCCTATCGTAACCCATAGATCAGTACGTACCTTGCCACACTGCCCGTCCTCCATTGTGCCGATGTCGTGGACAGTGAGCCGCACCGGACACAGACGCGCCGATCTTGTGGTCCGGAGCGCACGTTCCTGAAGGTATAGCGCACAAAAGCTTGCTTTGCGAACGAAATTACCGGCCCGCCATCGGCATCGCGCCACGCCCGGCCGGCGATGCTTGTGCAAGGGCCGGGCTTTGGGCATGAACGGGGCAAGAGGCCCGGTCAAAAGCAGGACAAACCATGAGCGATTTTCGCCGCATCAACGAGAATATGCTGGTCAGCCCGCAACTTGCGCTGGAGGATATCGCTGCCGCAGCAGCACAGGGCGTGACGACCATCGTCAACAACCGCCCCGACGGCGAGGAGCCCTCCGCCCCCCAGAGTGACGCGATCGAAGCCGCCGCCGCCGCCGCGGGGCTCAACTATGTTGCGATTCCCGTCGGCCACGCCGGCTTCAGCGAGCCGCAGGTCGACGCCATGATCGCCGCGATGGAGCAGGCCGAGGGCCCGATTCTCGCCTATTGCCGCTCGGGCACGCGATCGACCCTGCTGTGGGCGCTGGCGAGCGCGAAGCTGGGCGAGGACCCTGACGCCATCGCTCGCGCCGCTGCACAGGCGGGCTACGACGTGAGCCCGATTCGCACCATGATCGACATGCTCGCCGCGCGCTGAGGCGCCTGCCTGTGGACTTGCTGGTCCAGACCGCCGGTTCGCTCGCCGCGATCCTCGCGTTGGCCGGGCTCGCCTGGTGGATGAAGCTGGGCGGAACGCCGCGGCTGGAGAGCGAGGATGCCGTGCGCCATGCCGCGGGCGAGGTCGAGGACGGGTTCGATCCCGTCACCTGGTCGTGGGATGCCGAGGGTGCAGGCGCGCTGGCCCGCGACGCCGAGGGGCGGATCATGGTCATCCGTCGCCACGGCAACCGTTTCGCGGGGCGCATTCTCGGCCCCGCAGCACAGGCGCAGGCATCGGGCGGCACGCTCGTCGTCGACCCGGGCGAGCGGCGCTTCGGCACCCTCTCCCTCGCCCTTTCCGACGCCCAGGCTTGGGCCGCGGCGATCAATCGGATAGACGGGCGGCAGGATGCCTGACTTCAGCCCCACCCAATATGCCGTGCCGCTGTTCGTGGTGGCGGTGCTTGCCGAGATGATCTGGGCGAAATTCCGCGCGCCCGAGGCCTACGAGCCGAAGGACACGCTCGTCAGCCTTGCCTTCGGCCTCGGTTCGACAGTGGCGGGCGCGCTGCTCGGCGGTTTTGCGCTCGCCTTGTTCATCAAGGCCTACGAATACCGCATCTTCGACTTCGGACCTGAATGGTGGGCGGTGGGGTGGGCCTGGCCGGTGTGCTTCGTGCTCGACGATCTCAAGTATTATTGGGTCCACCGCGCCGGGCACCGAATCCGCTGGATGTGGGCGAGCCACGTGAATCACCACTCCAGCCAGCACTACAACCTGTCGACCGCGCTCAGGCAGACCTGGACCGGATCGCTGACCTTCGGCTTCCTCTTCGCGGTG encodes:
- a CDS encoding spinster family MFS transporter, whose amino-acid sequence is MTEDTTAAASRSEQPASAYSWYVLGVLVVVYILNFIDRQILSILAVDIKRDLELTDGQLGFLGGAAFAVFYALFGVPLGRLADRWHRVRLLTIGLVLWSTMTALSGLARNYLTLSLARMGVGVGEATASPTAYSLISDYFPSRQRATALAIYSSGLYLGGGVSLLIGAKISQLWDAAYPGGGLAGLVGWQAAFIAVGVPGLLLAVWVASLREPVRAPDPGRTGGRHPLADFFVDLSMLLPPLTFYHAMRRGPKALIVNIAMAAAMTALALVMIELTGNLPQWSAIAFGYYAVFSWAATLRRHDPATFSLIWGTPAFICTALGYGLVSLGAYALAFWAAPYAETVLALPKAELALVLGGNGAVSGFLGVILGGRMSDWLRARNPSGRILVIMFGILAPVIPIWVGFTTESALVFYLMNFLAGMFAATALGAAAATTQDLVLPHMRGTATASFFLATTLVGLGLGPYMVGQISELSGSMRTGVLSLIGVAPISLALLIWAYRALPQAEATMAERAAAASAA
- the spt gene encoding serine palmitoyltransferase is translated as MNDTLAQTEPVDLLAKFDPIIQTREALLAAGVEDPFNLVMEKVLSPTQAICNGRDTILLGTYNYMGMTFDDDVIAAGKQAMEDFGAGTTGSRVLNGTFRDHRDVEAALREFYDMDHAMVFSTGYQANLGIISTLAGKGDYIILDIDSHASIYDGCAMGKAEVVPFKHNDVEALEKRLKRIPEGAGKLVVLEGVYSMMGDVAPLKEMVRIAKAHGAMVLVDEAHSMGFIGEHGRGVAEEQGVLDQVDFIIGTFSKSVGTVGGFCVSNHPKFEVLRLVCRPYVFTAALPPSVMASSATSIRKLMHGGNKRAHLWENSRTLHKGLRDLGFKLGTDEPQSAIIAVIMPDLERGAMMWEALLKEGLYVNLARPPATPAGMTLLRCSLCAEHSAEQVQTILGIFERAGKAIGII
- a CDS encoding DUF3617 domain-containing protein, whose translation is MTDANTTRIRRLAPWGLAAAGAALCLAVPVLAQGAGLAMLGTLTKGEWTIKQRGGAADRKICLKSGAELIQLMHRESGCSRFVVEDDAARVTVQYTCPGNGYGRTSIRRETGALVQLESQGIHDGMPFQMTAEARRTGPC
- a CDS encoding usg protein — encoded protein: MTDRAFLAQMVGYGLSTVEIHYWMPDHRNLLQRFVMQQYDVAPQFPELDRFLGFWRREIDAVLHSVRVAHKHLIGPQEWRAVDGIISIH
- a CDS encoding OmpA family protein — encoded protein: MRKLIIGAALASTALATPAMAREGQWYIEGNGGVMLVEDQDIDVNGAPDDARANYNTGFDFGAIVGHDFGAFRLEAEASYRAANVDDVAAGRQGLQIDPIGSPGGRNGRLTNQTAPALWEINALSFMLNGLFDFGSDDGLQAFAGGGIGVARVDMNAQFDQRGPGAYDDSDTGLAWQLLAGIRAPLSKSWDIGLKYRYFNMPDIGIVDTIGRPLESSLTSHSVLGTITYNFGGEEPAPPPPPPPPPPPPPPPPPPPPPPPPPKAPCNTGPYIVFFDFDKSDITAEAAGILNSAVTAYANCGTASVMLAGHTDRAGSAKYNEGLAERRNTSVRNYLTGRGIPAARITGQAFGETKPRVPTADGVREAQNRRVEVTYGPGSGM
- a CDS encoding DUF2793 domain-containing protein is translated as MTGPFNDMISDFSEDGDKLRRQVTEALDRNERNSFAYLWEYTAPENQLPPEGDWRIWMIMAGRGFGKTRSGAEWVRMIADANPDARIALVSSSLAEARAVMVEGESGLLAICWPGHKPLFEPSLHRVRFRNGAQAQLFSAAEPESLRSPQHSHACRSGAEGVLRQPGTRPAGCPPRPSGHRVPPGTAGRCCRGRAFRVTATATGAWAGHEDSIAILIGGGWHFVAPAEGMLLFDRDAVRTIMFRSQWEVATAPVMPSAGAVVDTEARAALAGLIQALMAIGILGPAAS
- a CDS encoding acyl carrier protein, giving the protein MSPADVDAAIRNLVEPFNKKGIAIEDATTFAGDLEFDSLTVMDFVAAIEDEFDIIISMNQQAEIENWGQLVAAVHKLQDS
- the queC gene encoding 7-cyano-7-deazaguanine synthase QueC, which produces MSEPGQTKPLAVVLLSGGLDSMVTAALAQEAGFAVHALTVDYGQRHKLELQSAARIAGKLGLARHTQIALDLRAFGGSALTDAIDVPKGGVGDDIPVTYVPARNLVFLALTTACAEAAGARDVFIGVNALDYSGYPDCRPEFIASFAETARLGTKAGVEGAPFTIHAPLQHMTKADIARECARLGLDPAWSWSCYDPTPEGRACGLCDSCRLRKKGFAEAGIVDSTAYNA